The following coding sequences lie in one Gemmatimonadota bacterium genomic window:
- a CDS encoding tripartite tricarboxylate transporter TctB family protein: MSRRAARLALTLVIGVLFALAAVHARSFPFRARVFPMSVGGAGALLALVTLLREWTRDAGPESPAGPGDRVLLFRYLTWVLAYYGLIWLIGFVIASAVFVVGFLWREARARPWVAALAGTLTGLALWVMGSVLRLQWIVGRIAG, from the coding sequence ATGAGCAGGCGGGCGGCGCGCCTGGCGCTCACGCTGGTGATCGGTGTGCTCTTCGCGCTGGCGGCCGTGCATGCGCGCAGCTTCCCGTTTCGAGCACGGGTGTTCCCGATGAGCGTGGGCGGCGCCGGCGCCCTGCTGGCGTTGGTGACCCTCCTGCGCGAGTGGACCCGGGACGCCGGGCCCGAATCACCCGCCGGACCAGGGGACCGCGTCCTGCTTTTCCGCTACCTCACCTGGGTGCTCGCCTACTACGGGCTGATCTGGCTGATCGGGTTCGTGATCGCCTCCGCAGTCTTCGTGGTGGGGTTCCTCTGGCGTGAGGCCCGGGCTCGGCCCTGGGTGGCGGCGCTGGCAGGCACCCTGACGGGGCTCGCGTTGTGGGTCATGGGCAGCGTTCTGCGCCTCCAGTGGATCGTGGGACGGATCGCGGGGTGA